Below is a window of Andrena cerasifolii isolate SP2316 chromosome 5, iyAndCera1_principal, whole genome shotgun sequence DNA.
TCACATGTTGCCATACGTTCATGAAAACTTCAAAAGCATTTTTCTGGAAACCAGGTTTTCCAACACGGTACCCACGattactcaaaaaatattcaaccgatTTACTTCCAAATTTACATGGCTTTATGATACACCATTAGGTACGCAGCTTTTGACAGCGCGGATATTTCATTTGATTCatagtttcttttatattgCATAAAATGTGCATGTCCGAAAATTGAATGTTTCATTCAAAGTGCtgccattttaaaattttttttttttaaaccggtCGCATCAGAAACagcatttattaatatattttaagaaactaatttgcttATACTTTCACGTAGAATCTGTTTAATTAGTAGTAGGTAGGTATCGCAAATCACTATAGCGATTCTCGCATTTGGAACTAGCCCCTATACCTGTATTATACGACAAATATTTTCATATACAAAGATGAAGTATTATAGCCACAGATGTGACATAATTAATCAAAATAATTACGGGAACAATAATGTTAAtatgttctttaaaaaaatctaaaagacCGCCAGTTTTTAGGCCTCAATGTTTACATCTCTTTTTAATCGCTTTTGTTGAAGCAGACTGGGGTGGACACACAGATGACCGATtgtcttaagccgcgtattcacctgcgtattcgccccgaatgtgcattcggcgcgcactgATTTTTTGCTCGTGCGGCGCGCGGTCGGTGCTCGGCGTGCAATCGGCGCGCGGTAGGTGCtcggcgtgcattcggcgcgcgttcgggaaTCGTGCAGTGTTCATTCACAACAGTCTCTATAAGCATCGATCCGAAGAACGAGGAGAAAAGTCATGGACGAAAATATTGCAGTTGCTAGTGCTAGTTTCATTGTATTGTATacattgctaaaaaaaaaaggataaaaagaagaaacgttgGTGGACGAGGAAAATTTATACAAGCAGATGCAACGAAAAATTTCTACGTGATTTAAATGCTGAAGTGGGAAGCAACCAATTTCAAAACTTTACGAGGATGTCATcggaagatttttttattatattaaattatattcgagATAAGATTGCAAGACAAGATACTGCCTACAGAAAAGCCATTACGCCGGAAGAAAGATTGGCCATTACATTAAGATTTCTTGCAACCGGAGATTCGTATAGTAGTATGCAATATCTATTTAGAATCTCAAAAcaggttatttaaaaaattgtaccaGAGGTGTGTGGAGCAATAATTGAGAGTTTGATTCATTATGTGAAGGTAAGtcatttatttatcaatatacatattaaagtatttatttaaaaaaatattattttgtacacatgcgaaagaatataattaggtgtgtgttttaatataaattttaattatcggtGTCAGAGAAGTGGGAGAAATATGAGTTTAGCGTACAATCAGAACTATTGGAAAATGGAGATGGATGTGATGATTCGGAAGGTGGAATAGACTGTGGATAGGTGTCGTAGGTGTTGGAATTGTCACTGATTGAATGTGATGAATTATGTGAATCGTGTCTATTAGAAACGGGAGTAAGTTCGGTGTAGATGGTAGTAGTAGGCGGTGTAGGTGGGGAAACAGGATTTGTAGactgtggaatgaatgtggacgaagaagcaggtggaatgaatgtggatgaagaagcttgtggaatgaatgtggacgaagaagcaggtggaatgaatgtggatgaagaagcttgtggatagaatgtggatgaagaagcttgtggaatgaatgtggacgaaggAGCATGTGAAGTATTATTGAGCTGTTGCGAAGGATTGGGTGAAGGCGGGATTAAGGAGGACATTTCTATTTCATAGAGTATATTGCTGCTTTTATGTTGGGCCACCATTCGGTGCTGgttgttaaatttttgtaattttgccgCAACATATCTCCCGAATGCCGGGCACTCGTCACTCTCCGAATTACGGGCATGGAtggcagtttttaaatatttaaaagcttCATCGATTCGGGGGTCTTCTTTACGTTTGCACGACTTTTTCGgtgatttaatttgttttgccCGTGGTGATGTTTCTTCGGGCGCGACGTCGTCCACAGGGTTAATAAGGATGTCAGCATCGACTGCTTCATCCATATCGGCAGTCTAAATAcaatgaaacaataaaattaaattaatattgaaattttca
It encodes the following:
- the LOC143368762 gene encoding uncharacterized protein LOC143368762 — encoded protein: MSAISFSLLEVFEKHESLWNPRHPRYFDTIKKDDAWCTIAQEIGTEAEECKRKVESLKSSYRREKGKIKKSTTTGRGSDEIYHSKWFAFKAMQFLDDNTEPRNTISTADMDEAVDADILINPVDDVAPEETSPRAKQIKSPKKSCKRKEDPRIDEAFKYLKTAIHARNSESDECPAFGRYVAAKLQKFNNQHRMVAQHKSSNILYEIEMSSLIPPSPNPSQQLNNTSHAPSSTFIPQASSSTFYPQASSSTFIPPASSSTFIPQASSSTFIPPASSSTFIPQSTNPVSPPTPPTTTIYTELTPVSNRHDSHNSSHSISDNSNTYDTYPQSIPPSESSHPSPFSNSSDCTLNSYFSHFSDTDN